The following proteins are encoded in a genomic region of Blastopirellula marina:
- a CDS encoding SPFH domain-containing protein: MIEFVVGLTLGFMMYVFFRVVLTGFYVIPPDQRAVITTFGRADRLSNDFSEPLDDPNLTDEEKKRYTYPKVRVVGPGGPYFKMPWQQVHKVSVATRSVDLVWDPTKKQETIEAVTKDNLTTGVNGQIRYRVSENNMYAFLFGVESPLEHIMGYFVSVLRERIATFSDPKGASLLAKPGDEDDDARTSVDLSEGVSINDLRKNLPLLNSYMEEQCRCTPGRYGVELDAALITSIDPPPEVDRALSAINSTRNQVAADISTAQADAEQQITMSKRAVDIASNNAQAEVAPLRELARTLTQIKSEGGSTALHAYIRDMRVPLLARATSVVQTHEAK, from the coding sequence ATGATCGAGTTTGTAGTGGGGCTGACTTTAGGCTTCATGATGTACGTCTTTTTCCGCGTGGTTTTGACGGGGTTTTACGTGATCCCACCAGACCAACGGGCCGTGATTACGACGTTTGGCAGAGCCGATCGATTGTCTAACGATTTCAGTGAACCACTGGACGATCCGAATCTTACCGACGAAGAAAAGAAGCGCTATACCTATCCCAAGGTGCGCGTAGTTGGCCCCGGCGGTCCCTACTTCAAAATGCCGTGGCAGCAGGTTCATAAGGTGAGCGTGGCCACACGCAGCGTTGACTTGGTATGGGACCCCACTAAAAAGCAAGAAACCATCGAGGCCGTCACGAAGGACAATCTCACCACCGGCGTTAACGGTCAGATCCGTTACCGAGTGAGCGAGAACAACATGTACGCGTTCCTGTTCGGCGTCGAAAGCCCGCTGGAGCACATCATGGGATACTTCGTGAGTGTCCTTCGAGAACGCATCGCGACATTCAGCGATCCAAAAGGAGCCAGCTTGCTCGCCAAACCAGGCGATGAGGATGACGACGCACGAACGTCAGTGGATCTATCGGAAGGTGTTTCCATCAACGACCTACGCAAGAACCTTCCACTTCTTAATTCCTACATGGAGGAGCAGTGCCGCTGCACACCAGGTCGCTATGGTGTGGAGTTGGATGCCGCACTGATTACCAGTATCGATCCTCCACCGGAAGTCGACCGAGCACTGTCGGCAATCAATAGCACGCGCAACCAGGTGGCAGCCGATATCAGCACTGCCCAAGCCGACGCGGAACAACAAATCACGATGAGCAAGCGAGCCGTCGACATCGCCTCGAACAACGCCCAGGCTGAAGTCGCACCGCTTCGCGAATTAGCTCGCACGCTCACGCAAATCAAATCGGAAGGGGGCTCGACGGCATTGCATGCGTACATTCGCGACATGCGTGTGCCTCTTCTCGCTCGTGCGACAAGTGTCGTCCAGACGCACGAAGCGAAGTAA
- a CDS encoding SPFH domain-containing protein has protein sequence MFPTLVAIGFFVGLSFIPILLRLATGFGLYVVVKECESHVYTLFGKVMGTIDEPGLHFPISIFGTGALLVPFFGKRHVVSTALRQHYLRGQMVNSEEGTPMGVGLWYEMEVNDPVAYLFINTNPEGSLQANVASSAISTLSNLEMDKMLEDRHSLSRTVRATVSPLSEKWGYRLGSVYIRKVFFTDVQMVHNITDKVVKRLIQVTSAMKQDGENRVGLIKSETAKEVSQKMAEAGAMRPDIVGKMLNEISKADPEIMDATLEVMEVEKLLSSNAAINIIPRGGNVLFNLNSGNGKTNSNRQQYVEAEGSNR, from the coding sequence ATGTTCCCCACACTAGTTGCTATTGGATTCTTCGTTGGTTTGTCGTTTATTCCGATCTTGTTACGACTGGCCACTGGGTTTGGTTTATACGTCGTTGTCAAAGAATGTGAGTCCCACGTTTACACCTTGTTCGGAAAGGTGATGGGCACGATTGACGAGCCAGGTCTTCACTTTCCGATTTCTATTTTTGGGACTGGTGCCCTCCTGGTACCGTTCTTTGGCAAACGACACGTCGTCAGCACCGCTTTACGGCAACACTATCTTCGCGGCCAGATGGTCAACTCAGAGGAAGGAACGCCCATGGGTGTTGGCCTTTGGTACGAAATGGAAGTGAACGATCCCGTTGCTTATCTATTCATCAACACGAACCCAGAGGGTTCGCTACAAGCCAACGTCGCTTCGAGTGCGATCAGTACGCTCTCGAACCTCGAAATGGACAAGATGCTGGAAGACCGGCACAGTCTAAGCCGTACCGTTCGTGCGACCGTTTCTCCTTTAAGCGAGAAGTGGGGTTATCGACTCGGCTCGGTCTATATCCGCAAAGTCTTCTTCACCGATGTGCAAATGGTCCACAACATCACTGACAAGGTCGTCAAACGATTGATTCAGGTGACCAGCGCCATGAAGCAAGATGGTGAAAATCGTGTCGGTTTGATTAAGAGTGAAACTGCCAAGGAAGTCTCGCAAAAAATGGCAGAAGCGGGTGCTATGCGACCTGATATTGTTGGCAAGATGCTGAACGAGATTAGCAAGGCAGATCCCGAGATCATGGATGCAACGCTGGAAGTGATGGAAGTCGAGAAACTCCTCTCCTCGAATGCAGCCATCAACATTATTCCTCGCGGAGGAAACGTTTTGTTTAACTTGAACTCCGGCAATGGCAAAACAAACTCTAATCGACAACAATACGTCGAAGCGGAAGGCTCAAACCGTTAA
- a CDS encoding DUF1559 domain-containing protein — protein sequence MELLVVIAIIGVLIALLLPAVQQAREAARRMTCSNHLKQLALACHNYHDTYSQFPLSYRQGGYDVNGNGTSWMREVLPFIEQANLYDQIDPRWGVGNDPRNSASPWHSNPTQGSNAWVAQQVIDSFLCPSDGLNDEGRRTGRANIDGGANIAINNYKGVCGANWAWGTWQVSTGPHAVTPFGPTNNGLDAGNGVFFRGGDTGNQRWSKTKMASILDGTSNTYMIGEAIPAYCTHSWWWWFNGTTATCAVPPNAPAQHSSCQTGNRIADLICAAGDWPNNYSFMSQHPGGLQFAYADGSVSFVSETIDITVYRNNATIASGEVSQR from the coding sequence GTGGAACTGTTGGTTGTGATCGCCATCATTGGCGTACTCATCGCCCTCTTGCTGCCTGCCGTTCAGCAAGCCAGAGAGGCCGCGCGACGAATGACTTGCTCAAACCATCTGAAGCAACTCGCGCTGGCTTGCCACAACTATCACGACACATACAGCCAATTCCCTTTGAGCTATCGACAGGGTGGATACGACGTTAACGGAAACGGTACTAGTTGGATGCGTGAGGTCTTGCCATTCATCGAACAGGCTAACTTGTACGATCAAATCGACCCTCGCTGGGGCGTTGGCAATGACCCGAGAAACTCGGCTAGTCCTTGGCATTCCAATCCAACTCAGGGTTCCAACGCTTGGGTTGCTCAGCAAGTGATTGATTCGTTTCTGTGCCCAAGCGATGGTCTTAATGACGAAGGTCGCCGTACGGGACGTGCCAACATCGATGGTGGAGCGAACATCGCGATCAACAATTACAAGGGCGTATGCGGAGCGAACTGGGCCTGGGGCACCTGGCAAGTGAGCACCGGTCCGCACGCCGTTACACCGTTCGGACCAACGAACAACGGCCTGGACGCTGGAAATGGCGTTTTCTTTCGCGGTGGAGACACCGGAAATCAGCGTTGGAGTAAGACCAAGATGGCATCGATTCTCGATGGTACATCCAACACGTACATGATTGGCGAAGCGATTCCTGCCTATTGCACGCATTCGTGGTGGTGGTGGTTCAACGGCACCACGGCGACTTGTGCCGTTCCGCCGAATGCTCCAGCCCAGCATTCCAGCTGTCAGACCGGCAATCGTATCGCCGATCTCATCTGTGCAGCCGGTGACTGGCCGAATAACTACTCGTTCATGAGCCAACACCCAGGTGGTCTGCAATTCGCTTACGCCGATGGCAGCGTTAGTTTCGTCTCCGAAACGATCGACATCACCGTCTATCGCAACAACGCCACGATCGCCAGCGGCGAGGTAAGCCAACGTTAG
- a CDS encoding DUF2569 domain-containing protein, protein MDPYASPALETTNEENRNSPEENEKLKGLQGWLILVGIGIVLSPIRIAILMLTTYPPIFANGSWAVLTTPGNEYYNPLWAPIIIGEIAINCLQLLVSLYLAYLFFAKKAAFPYWYIGFSLFVTAFIVIDAFVVKLVLPNEPVFDPDTIRELVRSLISCAIWIPYMLVSKRVKVTFTN, encoded by the coding sequence ATGGATCCGTACGCTTCACCCGCTCTTGAAACCACGAATGAAGAAAACCGGAATTCGCCCGAAGAGAACGAGAAGTTAAAAGGTCTTCAGGGCTGGTTGATTCTAGTCGGGATCGGAATTGTCCTCTCACCGATTCGCATTGCAATACTCATGCTGACGACTTATCCGCCGATTTTCGCAAACGGAAGTTGGGCGGTACTCACCACACCAGGAAACGAGTATTACAATCCCCTTTGGGCGCCAATTATCATCGGTGAAATTGCTATTAACTGCCTGCAATTGCTGGTGAGCCTCTATCTGGCTTATCTCTTCTTTGCCAAGAAGGCGGCATTTCCTTATTGGTACATCGGATTTTCACTATTCGTCACCGCGTTTATCGTGATCGATGCCTTTGTCGTGAAGTTGGTTCTGCCAAATGAACCAGTTTTCGATCCCGACACGATAAGAGAACTTGTGCGCAGTTTGATTTCGTGTGCCATTTGGATTCCATACATGCTGGTTTCCAAACGTGTGAAAGTCACCTTCACGAACTAA
- a CDS encoding EF-hand domain-containing protein, with translation MKNSWKQSLAIFSLLFVGVAVASVNAQDGERGPRGPREGGPREGGPRGGSQFDPEQMIQRVMQMDKDSDGKLSKEELGESRIAAIFERADTDKDGYLTKEELTAAFSRGRGQGGPGRGEGRPEGQGPGGRGMGMGPGAGMGFQPGTIMPAFVMERLGLSEEQRRDVRALQEEVEKKLASILTEEQKEKLKEFGQQRPGFGARGGDRGDRPEGARGPRDGEGGPRRGPRDGEGGPRRGPRDGDNN, from the coding sequence ATGAAGAATTCTTGGAAACAATCGTTGGCCATTTTCTCGCTGTTGTTCGTTGGCGTGGCCGTTGCATCGGTCAATGCCCAAGACGGCGAACGCGGTCCTCGTGGACCTCGTGAAGGCGGTCCACGCGAAGGTGGCCCACGTGGTGGTAGTCAGTTCGACCCGGAACAAATGATCCAACGCGTCATGCAGATGGACAAAGACAGCGACGGTAAGCTGTCGAAGGAAGAGCTGGGCGAAAGCCGCATTGCTGCTATCTTCGAGCGGGCCGATACGGACAAAGACGGTTACCTGACCAAAGAAGAGCTGACCGCTGCGTTTAGCCGTGGACGTGGTCAGGGTGGCCCTGGCCGTGGTGAAGGTCGCCCAGAAGGCCAAGGTCCTGGTGGTCGTGGAATGGGCATGGGTCCAGGGGCTGGCATGGGCTTCCAACCTGGAACCATCATGCCTGCCTTTGTAATGGAACGTCTCGGCCTGAGTGAAGAACAACGTCGTGACGTTCGTGCTCTGCAGGAAGAAGTCGAGAAGAAGCTCGCTTCGATCCTGACCGAAGAGCAGAAGGAAAAGCTGAAGGAATTCGGCCAACAGCGTCCAGGCTTCGGGGCTCGTGGTGGCGATCGAGGTGATCGTCCTGAAGGTGCCCGTGGTCCTCGCGACGGCGAAGGCGGTCCACGTCGCGGACCTCGTGATGGGGAAGGTGGCCCTCGCCGCGGACCTCGCGATGGCGACAACAACTAG
- a CDS encoding TolC family protein, which translates to MAVTTSGRGSWWFVLGLSSVVGCATSSTMWDQPYQESTLPADISQTAALDPSPAPVPKSQPEVQLASHQQVPEQQPSVLEPTFLLPPAVHAFEQPSFTVAQAPAPLSVTDNVSGGISLQEIQDLALANNPTIRQSSASAFAAQDYQYQVGRYANPNVGYTGSQLADQNTDQHLVFVEQEFVTAHKLRLNENVLGHAVQAQRWDVESQRFRVLTDVRLAFLDALVAQRRIEVIDNFHEVVAKGAELAEKRFKAMETAQSDQLQAEIQLNEVEVMRQQAQYKWDAAWQAMAATAGVPNMAKSQLVGDLKAASAEMDWEDVYNNLLASSPELRAACSRVAKTRANLSRQEVQAIPNLTAQIQAGHDNGTGSGMINVQVGAPIPVFNNNRGNVSAAYREYARATHSVKRVEMSLKARLAEVSRQYDSAMVAVKRYEDQILPKAKKTLDLAEQAYSAGEFSFIQVLIVRRTYFDTNLQYIDSLGELAKAYAQIDGLLLTGGLDEPSDFQDGDALRGQTFSQQ; encoded by the coding sequence ATGGCGGTAACGACTTCTGGTCGCGGTAGTTGGTGGTTCGTGCTCGGATTATCGAGCGTGGTCGGTTGTGCGACTTCGTCCACCATGTGGGATCAGCCCTACCAAGAGTCGACGCTTCCGGCCGACATCTCCCAGACCGCAGCTTTGGATCCTTCACCGGCGCCTGTCCCGAAAAGTCAGCCAGAGGTACAGCTGGCTTCGCACCAACAAGTGCCCGAGCAGCAGCCGTCGGTGTTGGAGCCGACCTTCCTTTTACCGCCAGCGGTTCACGCGTTCGAGCAACCCAGTTTTACCGTCGCGCAGGCTCCGGCGCCCTTGTCAGTCACAGACAACGTAAGCGGTGGGATTTCACTTCAGGAAATCCAAGACTTGGCTCTGGCGAACAATCCAACGATCCGACAGAGTTCTGCCTCAGCGTTTGCTGCTCAAGACTATCAGTACCAAGTCGGACGCTACGCTAATCCCAATGTTGGTTACACCGGCAGTCAGTTAGCGGATCAAAACACCGATCAACACTTGGTGTTCGTCGAACAGGAATTCGTGACCGCGCACAAACTGCGGCTCAACGAGAACGTACTGGGACATGCCGTCCAAGCCCAACGCTGGGATGTCGAGTCACAACGCTTCCGAGTTCTAACCGATGTTCGCTTAGCGTTCTTGGATGCCTTGGTCGCTCAGAGGCGAATCGAAGTGATCGACAACTTCCATGAGGTCGTCGCCAAAGGTGCTGAACTTGCTGAGAAGCGTTTCAAGGCGATGGAGACGGCTCAGTCGGATCAACTTCAAGCAGAGATCCAGCTGAATGAAGTCGAAGTCATGCGACAACAGGCGCAGTACAAATGGGATGCTGCTTGGCAAGCGATGGCCGCCACCGCCGGCGTACCCAACATGGCGAAATCACAACTTGTTGGTGATTTGAAAGCGGCCAGTGCGGAAATGGATTGGGAAGACGTCTACAACAACTTGTTGGCCAGCAGTCCCGAATTACGCGCGGCGTGCAGCCGGGTAGCAAAAACCCGAGCCAATCTTTCGCGACAGGAAGTTCAGGCCATCCCGAACCTGACCGCCCAAATTCAAGCAGGTCACGACAATGGAACCGGTAGCGGAATGATCAATGTTCAGGTCGGTGCCCCTATTCCAGTCTTCAACAACAATCGCGGGAATGTGTCGGCCGCTTATCGAGAATATGCACGAGCAACGCACTCGGTGAAGCGTGTCGAGATGTCACTAAAGGCTCGCTTGGCGGAAGTCTCGCGGCAATACGATTCTGCCATGGTCGCCGTGAAGCGATATGAAGATCAGATTCTTCCAAAAGCGAAAAAGACGCTCGATCTTGCAGAACAGGCCTACTCGGCAGGTGAGTTCTCGTTTATCCAGGTTCTGATCGTACGGCGGACTTATTTCGATACGAATCTGCAGTACATCGATTCGTTAGGCGAACTCGCCAAAGCCTATGCCCAAATCGATGGGCTGCTTCTAACCGGTGGTTTGGACGAACCAAGTGATTTCCAAGATGGCGACGCCCTTCGTGGTCAGACGTTTAGCCAACAGTAG
- a CDS encoding dihydrofolate reductase family protein, with translation MRKIVYFVTSSLDGFIARPNGSIDWLIQAEGSEDFGFSQFLGSIDTVIQGRRTYEHVLSFGPYPYANQKNFVFSRTLMQCQHAEIVRHPVAQFVRSLRNQPGKDIWLVGGGQLAAAFLEAGAIDELKVFIQPILLGEGIPLATHIGRDTRLTVKHSHAFRQGLVQIDFEVTK, from the coding sequence GTGAGGAAGATCGTATATTTCGTTACGTCCAGTCTGGATGGATTTATTGCTCGCCCCAATGGGAGTATTGATTGGCTCATTCAAGCGGAAGGGAGTGAGGACTTCGGATTTTCGCAGTTCTTAGGCTCGATCGATACGGTCATCCAAGGCCGTCGTACCTACGAGCATGTGCTGAGCTTTGGCCCCTATCCGTACGCCAATCAGAAGAACTTTGTCTTCTCGCGAACGTTGATGCAATGTCAGCACGCCGAAATCGTGCGGCACCCAGTTGCCCAGTTTGTCCGAAGTCTGCGAAATCAGCCAGGCAAGGATATCTGGCTCGTAGGTGGTGGCCAGCTTGCGGCAGCGTTTCTTGAAGCAGGTGCAATCGACGAGTTGAAGGTCTTCATTCAACCAATCTTGCTGGGTGAAGGAATCCCGCTTGCCACGCATATTGGCCGCGATACCCGATTAACCGTTAAACATTCTCACGCATTTCGCCAGGGGCTAGTACAGATTGACTTCGAAGTGACTAAGTAG
- a CDS encoding DUF3592 domain-containing protein: MSQVFGYLFVFIFVGFGACFFGYGVYQVVQAEGTADWPSVRGEVKTCKLRSHRGDDSTTYACHVEYGYEVNGSAYHGDRIAYGYNGTNNESFHKRVKQRIEKSRYVQVHYNPLDPSDSVLAAGMFRSTFLPMVFGAAWLVFCGGIASLTLFDGSIKRMPQRLAQLNHYSPKAFY, from the coding sequence ATGTCCCAAGTATTTGGCTACTTGTTTGTATTCATCTTTGTGGGCTTCGGTGCCTGTTTCTTTGGATATGGCGTCTACCAAGTCGTTCAAGCAGAAGGGACAGCAGACTGGCCATCGGTGCGTGGCGAAGTGAAGACATGTAAGCTTCGCTCCCATCGCGGAGACGATTCCACCACATATGCTTGCCACGTCGAGTACGGCTATGAAGTCAATGGTTCGGCGTATCACGGCGATCGAATTGCATATGGCTACAACGGCACCAATAACGAAAGCTTTCATAAGCGCGTGAAGCAACGAATCGAGAAGTCGCGTTACGTCCAGGTTCATTACAACCCGCTTGATCCAAGTGATAGTGTGCTGGCCGCAGGCATGTTTCGCAGTACATTTCTGCCCATGGTCTTCGGTGCTGCCTGGCTGGTGTTTTGTGGCGGCATTGCTTCGTTGACACTCTTCGATGGTTCCATCAAACGAATGCCACAACGACTTGCCCAGTTAAACCACTATTCGCCTAAGGCCTTTTACTAA
- a CDS encoding DUF3592 domain-containing protein codes for MSDQAIAALVLGVLNLIGALIVLRGLWEVYCGWRTSHWEKVPGQITSAVLEETVRKSNKNSRKLYEVKANYHYDVCGRPYQGETIAPSYVATSNQQEHRDLLDWLNSANSLQVFYNSQNPEQSVLLPGIDRGMFATAMVGIIWLSVTGGITGMFYLIHGGDPALIQSIASG; via the coding sequence ATGTCGGACCAAGCTATCGCCGCACTGGTGCTTGGCGTATTGAACTTGATTGGTGCATTGATTGTGCTTCGCGGTTTATGGGAAGTCTATTGTGGTTGGAGGACTTCCCACTGGGAGAAGGTTCCCGGCCAGATAACTAGCGCCGTCCTTGAAGAAACTGTGCGAAAGAGCAACAAGAACAGTCGCAAGCTTTACGAAGTGAAAGCGAATTACCATTACGATGTTTGTGGTCGTCCCTACCAAGGGGAAACGATCGCGCCGAGCTACGTGGCGACCTCGAATCAACAGGAACACCGAGACCTTCTCGACTGGTTGAACTCGGCCAATTCACTGCAGGTTTTCTACAATTCGCAGAATCCTGAGCAAAGTGTCTTATTGCCTGGTATCGATCGAGGCATGTTCGCCACGGCGATGGTAGGAATCATTTGGCTATCCGTAACCGGCGGGATAACCGGAATGTTCTACTTAATCCATGGTGGCGATCCCGCACTCATTCAAAGTATTGCCAGCGGATAG
- a CDS encoding universal stress protein, translating to MIRSALLALDNSPSSKIALDMAIALCQRYAEKHDGRTDTIHLSGVAVVDLPGIKAPTSVPIGAGAYKKQRDETLVKESQERMEQILQEFDERCKADNIPHTCIPSEGLPYEQIERHALSHDVILIGKETNFHYETSENIGATMRKLLVDNARPVIVYPDQMPDNHRVVIAYDGSNPAAHALQLWTLLEIYGPQTEIHLVSISGEEEKAHARLDEAAQFLSFHGLTATKHAILKTKYVVELLAEKVAELSPRMVILGAYGRGGFKETLFGSSTNKMLESANCPLFLYK from the coding sequence ATGATTCGCAGCGCACTGCTGGCTCTCGACAATTCCCCATCCAGCAAAATTGCATTGGACATGGCGATTGCGTTGTGTCAACGATATGCAGAAAAGCATGATGGCCGAACGGACACCATTCACCTTTCTGGTGTTGCCGTTGTCGACCTCCCCGGTATTAAAGCCCCAACGAGCGTCCCGATCGGCGCTGGTGCTTACAAAAAACAGCGTGACGAGACGTTGGTTAAGGAATCGCAAGAGCGAATGGAGCAAATTCTCCAAGAGTTCGACGAGCGATGCAAGGCAGACAACATCCCGCATACCTGCATTCCCAGCGAGGGTTTACCGTATGAACAGATTGAACGTCACGCCCTAAGTCATGACGTAATCCTGATCGGAAAAGAGACCAACTTTCATTACGAGACCAGCGAAAACATCGGCGCTACAATGCGGAAGCTGTTAGTCGACAACGCCCGTCCCGTGATCGTTTATCCTGATCAGATGCCAGACAACCATCGTGTTGTGATTGCGTACGATGGGAGCAACCCCGCGGCACACGCCCTACAACTCTGGACTTTGCTGGAAATCTACGGCCCACAAACCGAAATCCACTTGGTGAGCATCAGTGGAGAAGAGGAAAAGGCACACGCACGTCTTGACGAAGCAGCCCAATTCCTCAGTTTCCATGGTCTAACCGCCACGAAGCATGCCATTCTCAAAACCAAGTATGTGGTTGAACTGCTTGCTGAGAAGGTTGCTGAGCTCAGCCCGCGAATGGTGATTCTCGGAGCCTACGGCCGAGGTGGCTTCAAAGAGACGTTATTTGGATCTTCGACCAACAAAATGCTGGAATCAGCGAATTGCCCGTTGTTCTTGTATAAGTAG